One window of Elaeis guineensis isolate ETL-2024a chromosome 11, EG11, whole genome shotgun sequence genomic DNA carries:
- the LOC105053729 gene encoding putative GEM-like protein 8 has product MKNPSHDHVIGIPVTSVTYAAEELPSESASVAEPASPYLQSDSYGSIYCKQSKKDSVADLMSKFSKKADSYVQGIREHVTLGPKISETMKGKLSLGARILQAGGVERVFRQAFSVEKGEKLLKTFQCYLSTTAGPIAGMLFISTEKIAFHSDKSLTLTSSKVELARVPYKVLIPLRMIKKATSSENLDKPNQKYIQVVTMDNFEFWFMGFIRYQRSFKYLQQAISELQ; this is encoded by the exons ATGAAGAACCCAAGCCATGACCATGTCATTGGAATTCCTGTCACTTCGGTCACATATGCAGCAGAGGAATTACCAAGTGAGTCTGCTTCTGTTGCCGAGCCTGCTAGCCCATACCTTCAATCTGATTCATATGGGTCCATCTACTGCAAACAAA GTAAAAAGGATTCAGTTGCTGATTTGATGAGCAAGTTCAGCAAAAAAGCGGACAGCTACGTGCAAGGAATCCGAGAACATG TGACCTTGGGGCCTAAAATCTCTGAAACTATGAAGGGGAAGTTGAGCTTGGGGGCAAGGATTCTTCAAGCAGGAGGTGTTGAGAGAGTTTTCAGGCAAGCTTTCTCTGTTGAGAAAGGAGAGAAATTGCTGAAGACCTTCCAGTGTTATCTGTCAACCACAGCCGGCCCTATCGCAGGGATGCTCTTTATCTCAACCGAGAAAATTGCATTTCACAGTGACAAGTCCCTTACATTAACTTCTTCTAAAGTAGAGCTGGCCAGAGTGCCTTACAAG GTTTTGATTCCGTTGAGAATGATTAAGAAAGCCACGTCGAGTGAGAATCTGGACAAGCCGAACCAGAAATACATCCAGGTGGTTACCATGGATAACTTTGAGTTTTGGTTTATGGGATTTATCaggtatcaaagatctttcaaataccTACAACAGGCAATCTCAGAATTACAATGA